A DNA window from Daucus carota subsp. sativus chromosome 3, DH1 v3.0, whole genome shotgun sequence contains the following coding sequences:
- the LOC108211899 gene encoding sister chromatid cohesion 1 protein 1: MFYSHQLLARKAPLGQIWMAATTHAKINKKKLHKLNIIQICEQILNPSVPMALRLSGILMGGVVIVYERKVKLLYDDVTRLLVEINEAWKVKGVPDRTLLPKGKSQAKYEAVTLPDNQGTEEVEEIERSRHFSESATMMGFQQPSYVSMHLDNVDVPYTSNTVREDGQAQYYHQVDFDNITLFEGFDYYQADTDLHNRFERFDIEDDADTQTNFAPDDHTQIPATIISSPPRQEEPKKVNENPEKPLNDHVDQPFEEAKEVTQMDEVKQKQGPPRKRARRTVLPVMDYEQTIIPAHIYQSWLQNAPDTVSKRGRKRKFMDSTPIMKITDLMDIPPVVLVCRLFAKGNKQIYYPAALLELWRRCTQPPHDSPSGTTAPQPPAASSSSHSERLHHQDPDGFPHGDYHTGVSSQPSEISIEKQRNTLENNEMPTEILMEELRNNLKNFGIGAASANGVSATKASGVSATKASGVPAAKASMISPSNSGGEEFGSIPSSGSGHAFPTHSTEANTKWSNKKRSYSSTRNLETVAEETTWQNLDPDFKLTSTPENGSTLDNELMVETGPTQTQKYPVADQPLDQITDAIRRHLKIHFDTPGCPTIESVNQLAFGMNRKRAACFFHQICVLATLGCIRIQQKVPYGDIFISRGAKM, from the exons ATGTTCTACTCGCACCAACTGCTCGCTCGCAAAGCTCCGCTTGGTCAAATATG GATGGCTGCAACTACACATGCGAAGATCAATAAGAAGAAGCTACACAAACTCAATATCATCCAAATTTG TGAACAGATTTTGAATCCATCAGTTCCAATGGCTTTGAGACTTTCTGGAATTCTCATGG GGGGAGTTGTGATTGTATACGAACGAAAAGTGAAGCTTCTCtatg ATGATGTAACTCGTCTGCTG GTGGAAATAAATGAAGCATGGAAAGTAAAAGGTGTACCTGATCGGACTCTGCTTCCCAAGGGAAAATCGCAGGCCAA GTATGAAGCTGTTACTCTGCCAGATAATCAAGGTACGGAAGAGGTAGAAGAGATTGAGCGGTCTCGACATTTTTCCGAATCTGCAACCATGATGGGCTTCCAACAACCTTCATATGTGTCCATG CATCTAGACAATGTGGATGTACCCTATACTAGCAATACTGTCAGGGAAGATGGTCAAGCCCAGTACTACCATCAAG TTGATTTTGATAATATCACTCTATTTGAAGGTTTTGATTATTATCAAGCTGATACTGACCTCCACAATCGATTTGAAAG GTTTGACATAGAAGATGATGCTGATACACAAACAAATTTCGCTCCAGATGACCACACACAAATTCCAGCTACCATTATTTCCTCCCCGCCTCGTCAAGAGGAGCCTAAAAAAG TGAATGAAAATCCCGAGAAACCTCTTAATGACCATGTCGACCAGCCTTTTGAAGAAGCAAAAGAAGTTACCCAG ATGGATGAGGTTAAACAGAAGCAAGGGCCACCGCGAAAGAGAGCAAGAAGAACTGTACTTCCTGTCATGGATTATGAACAAACTATTATTCCAGCGCATATATACCAGTCTTGGCTTCAAAATGCACCGGATACAGTATCAAAGAGAGGAAGGAAAAGAAAG TTTATGGATTCGACTCCTATTATGAAGATCACTGACCTCATGGACATACCTCCTGTGGTACTAGTTTGTCGGCTGTTTGCAAAAggaaataaacaaatttattaccCAGCAGCCCTATTGGAACTATGGAGGAGATGCACCCAGCCGCCACATGATTCTCCTTCTG GAACTACTGCACCTCAGCCACCTGCAGCTTCTTCATCTTCCCATTCAGAAAGATTGCACCATCAGGATCCAGATGGATTT CCTCATGGCGATTATCACACTGGAGTCAGCTCCCAGCCCTCTGAAATATCCATAGAGAAGCAAAGAAATACTCTTGAAAACAATGAGATGCCGACGGAAATACTAATGGAAGAgctaagaaacaatcttaagaATTTTGGAATTGGAGCAGCCAGTGCCAATGGAGTGTCTGCAACCAAGGCTAGTGGAGTGTCTGCAACCAAGGCTAGTGGAGTGCCTGCAGCCAAGGCTAGCATGATTTCACCCAGTAATTCTG GAGGGGAAGAATTTGGATCCATCCCCAGCTCGGGTTCTGGACATGCCTTTCCAACACATAGCACAGAAGCCAATACTAAATG GTCCAACAAGAAAAGATCATACTCCTCAACTAGAAATCTTGAAACTGTTGCAGAGGAGACCACATGGCAGAATCTTGATCCAGATTTCAAGTTAACTAGCACGCCAGAGAATGGTTCGACACTTGATAATG AACTGATGGTGGAAACAGGACCTACTCAGACTCAAAAATATCCTGTGGCTGATCAACCCCTGGATCAGATTACTGATGCTATCCGGAG GCACCTGAAGATACACTTTGATACACCAGGATGCCCAACAATAGAATCAGTGAACCAGCTAGCCTTTGGAATGAATAGGAAAAGAGCAGCATGTTTCTTTCATCAGATATGTG TTCTTGCTACTCTCGGTTGCATTAGAATTCAACAGAAGGTGCCTTACGGAGACATATTCATTTCTCGGGGTGCCAAGATGTGA